A region of the Chloroflexota bacterium genome:
GAAGATTTATACTTTGTGAACACACCCAAAGGCCGGGCGGCGGTGGACGGCATCACCAAAGGCGAGTGGCGGCCTACCGCCGACGACAACACGCCGGTCGAAGTGCTGGTCAACCGCCCCAACGTATTCACGCTTTACGAGCAGAACATCGGCCCGCTCACGCCGCTCATCGCCGACGAATTGCGCGACATCGAATCCGAGTATTCGCCGGAGTGGATCGAAGAAGCCGTGCGCGAAGCGGTGGAGAACAACGCCCGCTCACTGCGCTACATTGTTCGCGTGCTGGAAAACTGGAAGACTCAAGGAAAAGCTGATCGTGGAAAAAATCGGGGAAACACTGAAAAAGACCGCCGACGGTATCTCGACTACCTCGAGTAGCCCGGCGGGCAAGCGCGAGCCAACCGGCCCCGGCGACCCAAACTGCCCGCACTGTCATGGCGTCGGCTACGTGCGCGAAGATGTTGAAGTGGGTCACTCCAACTTCGGCAAGCTCTTCCCGTGCTCGTGCCGCTTCGCCGAAATTGAAGCCGCGCAGAAGAGTCGCCAACTCGAAATTTCAAGCCTCGGGCCGCTGGCCGGCAAGACCTTCGACAACTTTCTGCCCGAAGGCCACACCACCGATGCTGTCCAGCGCGCCAGCTTGCGCTTTGCGTTTGAAACCGCGCGCAAGTACGCCGACTCGCCGAAAGGCTGGCTGTTGATCACCGGCGGTTACGGATGTGGCAAGACTCACCTTGCCGCCGCCGTCGCCAACGCCCGCCTGGCCGCCGGTCAACTCGTCATGTTCATCAACGCGCCCGACCTGCTCGATCATCTGCGTTCCACCTTCGGCCCCGGCTCCGACGTGTCTTACGACGATCTCTTCGAGCGCGTGCGCAACATTCCTCTGCTCATCATTGACGACCTCGGCGCGGAAAGCCCCACGCCCTGGGCGCAGGAAAAGCTCTACCAGATTTTCAACCATCGCTACAACTTAGCTTTGCCCACCGTCGTCACCTCCAACGTCGAACTCGAACGCTTCGACCCGCGCCTGCGTAGCCGCCTGGTGGACATGGACCTCGCCC
Encoded here:
- a CDS encoding DnaD domain protein is translated as MKGFSGFPPGKVRTTPVPDPFFTELLPQIDHLGEMKVTLYCFWRLSLKEGNIRYVRRKELEADEMLLGGLAQHKRDAVPALTDALERAVARGTLLHVEIESASGAEDLYFVNTPKGRAAVDGITKGEWRPTADDNTPVEVLVNRPNVFTLYEQNIGPLTPLIADELRDIESEYSPEWIEEAVREAVENNARSLRYIVRVLENWKTQGKADRGKNRGNTEKDRRRYLDYLE
- a CDS encoding ATP-binding protein, whose product is MEKIGETLKKTADGISTTSSSPAGKREPTGPGDPNCPHCHGVGYVREDVEVGHSNFGKLFPCSCRFAEIEAAQKSRQLEISSLGPLAGKTFDNFLPEGHTTDAVQRASLRFAFETARKYADSPKGWLLITGGYGCGKTHLAAAVANARLAAGQLVMFINAPDLLDHLRSTFGPGSDVSYDDLFERVRNIPLLIIDDLGAESPTPWAQEKLYQIFNHRYNLALPTVVTSNVELERFDPRLRSRLVDMDLARRINMDAPDFRRAEPDQTDLSSLEHHRHQTFETFDNRKGEIPPDHFRLLQAAFDEAKRFADDPGGWLVLTGPHGSGKTHLAAAIANQRVRLGQPALFITFADLLDHLRATFSPDSYVRYDKRFAEVKGAPLLVLDDLALESATPWAKEKLMQLIDYRYVAALPTVITTSADKAELDDRLQTRLLDPRLSVVCPITAPIYKGGKSVKPAKRKTHAR